A single Carassius carassius chromosome 3, fCarCar2.1, whole genome shotgun sequence DNA region contains:
- the ccnb2 gene encoding G2/mitotic-specific cyclin-B2 isoform X1 — protein sequence MDIHALRNANNPVFIGGKGGPVNGAGRRPVFGELSNFTHKPVQTKKVQPVVPVIRAGQPAVVPVKRAPVQREVPQPAPALPAARADVSMKEEELCQAFSNTLFPVEDIDEGDADMPQLCPEYVKDIYAYLRCLEGQQSVRPRYMRGYDINGRMRALLVDWLIQVHSRFQLLQETLYMTVAILDRFLQVQPVTRKKLQLVGVTAMLIACKYEEMYVPMVGDFAYIADDAFTKAQIREMEMLILSELNFELGRPLPLHFLRRASKAGNADAEKHTLAKYFLELTLLDYDMVHFNPSETAAAALCLSQLVLDGQKWSPTQQHYSSYDEAHLKPIMQQIAKNVVMVNEGLSKHVTVRKKYSSSRLMKISLLPQLKSSIVKDLAAPLLSSS from the exons ATGGATATTCACGCGTTG CGCAATGCAAACAACCCTGTTTTTATCGGTGGCAAAGGCGGGCCTGTGAACGGTGCAGGGAGGAGGCCCGTGTTTGGCGAACTGTCCAACTTCACCCACAAACCAGTTCAGACCAAG AAGGTCCAACCTGTGGTACCTGTGATACGAGCCGGCCAGCCAGCTGTTGTACCAGTCAAACGTGCCCCGGTGCAGCGCGAAGTACCCCAGCCTGCCCCAGCGCTGCCCGCTGCTCGAGCTGATGTGAGCATGAAGGAAGAGGAACTGTGCCAAGCCTTTTCCAACACGCTCTTTCCAGTCGAGGACATCGATGAAGGGGATGCTGACATGCCTCAGCTGTGTCCTGAATATGTGAAGGACATCTATGCGTACCTGCGATGCCTTGAG GGTCAGCAGTCTGTTCGTCCCCGTTATATGCGTGGCTACGATATCAATGGAAGGATGCGCGCTCTCCTGGTAGACTGGCTCATTCAAGTGCACTCGAGATTTCAGCTCCTGCAGGAAACTTTGTACATGACTGTAGCTATCCTTGATCGCTTTCTCCAG GTCCAGCCTGTGACCCGTAAGAAGCTCCAGCTAGTAGGTGTTACTGCAATGCTGATTGCTTGTAAATACGAGGAGATGTATGTGCCGATGGTTGGGGACTTTGCCTACATTGCTGACGATGCCTTCACAAAAGCTCAGATCCGAGAGATGGAGATGCTGATTCTCAGTGAGCTCAACTTTGAGCTCGGACGTCCTCTGCCCCTGCACTTTCTGCGGAGGGCTTCAAAGGCTGGAAAT GCTGATGCTGAGAAGCATACACTTGCAAAATATTTCCTAGAACTGACACTACTTGACTACGACATGGTCCACTTTAACCCTTCGGAGACTGCAGCTGCTGCCCTGTGCCTTTCTCAACTTGTACTTGATGGCCAAAAATGG TCACCAACCCAGCAACACTACTCTTCCTATGATGAGGCCCACCTGAAGCCTATCATGCAGCAGATTGCCAAAAATGTGGTTATGGTCAATGAAGGGCTCTCAAAGCATGTG ACTGTGAGAAAGAAATACTCCAGCAGTAGGCTCATGAAGATTAGCCTTCTTCCCCAGCTGAAGTCGTCAATTGTGAAGGATTTGGCTGCTCCTCTGCTGTCCAGCTCTTGA
- the ccnb2 gene encoding G2/mitotic-specific cyclin-B2 isoform X2, which produces MDIHALRNANNPVFIGGKGGPVNGAGRRPVFGELSNFTHKPVQTKVQPVVPVIRAGQPAVVPVKRAPVQREVPQPAPALPAARADVSMKEEELCQAFSNTLFPVEDIDEGDADMPQLCPEYVKDIYAYLRCLEGQQSVRPRYMRGYDINGRMRALLVDWLIQVHSRFQLLQETLYMTVAILDRFLQVQPVTRKKLQLVGVTAMLIACKYEEMYVPMVGDFAYIADDAFTKAQIREMEMLILSELNFELGRPLPLHFLRRASKAGNADAEKHTLAKYFLELTLLDYDMVHFNPSETAAAALCLSQLVLDGQKWSPTQQHYSSYDEAHLKPIMQQIAKNVVMVNEGLSKHVTVRKKYSSSRLMKISLLPQLKSSIVKDLAAPLLSSS; this is translated from the exons ATGGATATTCACGCGTTG CGCAATGCAAACAACCCTGTTTTTATCGGTGGCAAAGGCGGGCCTGTGAACGGTGCAGGGAGGAGGCCCGTGTTTGGCGAACTGTCCAACTTCACCCACAAACCAGTTCAGACCAAG GTCCAACCTGTGGTACCTGTGATACGAGCCGGCCAGCCAGCTGTTGTACCAGTCAAACGTGCCCCGGTGCAGCGCGAAGTACCCCAGCCTGCCCCAGCGCTGCCCGCTGCTCGAGCTGATGTGAGCATGAAGGAAGAGGAACTGTGCCAAGCCTTTTCCAACACGCTCTTTCCAGTCGAGGACATCGATGAAGGGGATGCTGACATGCCTCAGCTGTGTCCTGAATATGTGAAGGACATCTATGCGTACCTGCGATGCCTTGAG GGTCAGCAGTCTGTTCGTCCCCGTTATATGCGTGGCTACGATATCAATGGAAGGATGCGCGCTCTCCTGGTAGACTGGCTCATTCAAGTGCACTCGAGATTTCAGCTCCTGCAGGAAACTTTGTACATGACTGTAGCTATCCTTGATCGCTTTCTCCAG GTCCAGCCTGTGACCCGTAAGAAGCTCCAGCTAGTAGGTGTTACTGCAATGCTGATTGCTTGTAAATACGAGGAGATGTATGTGCCGATGGTTGGGGACTTTGCCTACATTGCTGACGATGCCTTCACAAAAGCTCAGATCCGAGAGATGGAGATGCTGATTCTCAGTGAGCTCAACTTTGAGCTCGGACGTCCTCTGCCCCTGCACTTTCTGCGGAGGGCTTCAAAGGCTGGAAAT GCTGATGCTGAGAAGCATACACTTGCAAAATATTTCCTAGAACTGACACTACTTGACTACGACATGGTCCACTTTAACCCTTCGGAGACTGCAGCTGCTGCCCTGTGCCTTTCTCAACTTGTACTTGATGGCCAAAAATGG TCACCAACCCAGCAACACTACTCTTCCTATGATGAGGCCCACCTGAAGCCTATCATGCAGCAGATTGCCAAAAATGTGGTTATGGTCAATGAAGGGCTCTCAAAGCATGTG ACTGTGAGAAAGAAATACTCCAGCAGTAGGCTCATGAAGATTAGCCTTCTTCCCCAGCTGAAGTCGTCAATTGTGAAGGATTTGGCTGCTCCTCTGCTGTCCAGCTCTTGA